The sequence GCAACGCCCTGCTCTACCTGGCGACCACCAGCTGGGCGCTGTCCCTGGCGCTGAACGCCAGCCCGTTCATGCGCTTCGACGGCTACTTCATCCTCTCCGACCTGCTCGACTTCCCCAACCTCCACGAGCGCGCCACGGCGCTGGCCAAGACCACCCTGCGGCGCAACCTGCTGGGGCTCGAGGAGGACTGGCCGGAATCGTTCCCGGTCGCGCAACGGCGCCTGCTGGTCAGCTTCGCCATGATCACCTGGGTATATCGCCTGGTGCTGTTCCTCGGCATCGCGGTCACGGTGTACCTGTTCTTCTTCAAACTGCTCGGGATCTTCCTGTTCGCCGTGGAAATCAGCTGGTTCATCGTCCAACCCATCTGGCGCGAACTGCGCCACTGGTGGCGTCACCGCGCCGAAGTACGCAGCGGTCGGCGTCGTCTGTTCCTGCTAGTGCTCGGCTTGCTCCTGCTGCTGGTGGCGCTGCCCTGGCGCAGCCAGATCCACGCCGTGGGCCTGGCCCGTGCCGAACGCCAGGTGCACGTCTACGCGCCCTACCCGGCGCTGCTGCAGGAAGTGCGCAAGTCCGGCCGCGTCGCCGCCGGGCAGACCCTGGCGGTGCTCGATCAACCGGACATCGCCATCCGCCTGGCCGGCAACGAGGCCAGCATGCAGGGCTACCGCGCGCGCCTGGCGGGGCTTTTGGCCGACCCCGGCGGGCTCGCCGAGGAAGCCGCGACCCGCCAGCGCTACGGCGTGCAATTCGAGGAAGCGAAAGCCGCGCGCTCGGAGATCGCCCGGCTCAACCTGCAGGCGCCCTTCGCCGGCCAATGGCTGGACCTCAACCCGGACTGGCGCAGCGGCCAGTGGATCGGCAGCCGTGAATCCCTCGGCGTGCTGATCGACCCGAGCAGTTGGCAGGTGGACGCTTATGTCGGCCCGGACGAAGTCCCACGCCTGACCGAAGGCAGCCCGGTGCGCTTCTATCCCGAAGGCGTGCCCACGGCCATTCCGGGGCATGTGCGGCAGATCGGCACTACACGCATCAACCAGCTGGAACAGCCGGCCCTCGCCTCGCGCCACGGCGGCCCGCTGGCGGTGAACCCGCAAGGTGAGCACCTGGTGCCGTCCACTCCGCTGTTCCACATCCTGGTGCAGCTCGACGGCCCGCCGCCGAACCTGCGCGAAACCCGCGGCCACCTGCAGATCGAAGGCCAGCGCCGCAGCCTGCTGGTCGAGGGCGGCAAACACCTGGCAGCGGTGGTCATGCGCGAAAGCGGGTTCTGACCCCGGCGCCTTCGCGGGTATCGGCAGCGATACAGTCTTTACCCTGCCGATACCCGATTCCCCGCGACGGCAAGACTTGGGCGAGCGTTAAATGCGCGCCCGATTTTCCCGTATGCCCGGTGTCACATGCTTTCCAAGGCCCTCAAGACCGCCCTCGTCCTCGCCCTGTTCTCCTCGCTCTCCGGCTGCTGGCCGTTCTTCCCGCCCTTCGGCGGCCCCGGCGGGGGTGGCGGTGGTCACATGGGTGGCGGCGGCGGGCATGGCGGTCCGGGCTTCGAAGCCCACCGCTGAGTCAGAAGGCGGCCTTGCCGATGGAAGCGCCGCCGTCGACGTACAGCGTCTGCCCGGTGATGAAGCCGCTGCGCTCCGCGAGCAGGAAGCTCACCGCCGAGGCGATCTCGTGCGGCTGGCCAAGGCGGCCCATGGGCACCGCGGCCAGGTAGGCCGCTTCGCCGGCGCTGCCCGGCGGGTTGCCGGCGCGGAACAGTTCGGTCTCGGTCGGCCCCGGCGCCACCGCATTCACGGTGATGCCGGTTTGTGCCAGCTCCAGCGCCCAGCCGCGCGTGAAGCTGACCAAGGCCGCCTTGGCCGCCGCATACGCAGTGCGCTGCGCAATGCCGAGGATGGTCAGGCTGGAGATGTTCACCACCCTGCCCCAACCGCGCTCGCGCATTCCCGGCAGCAGTGCCTGGGTGGCGAGGATAGCCGGGTGCAGGTTGACCTGCATGACCTCATCGAAGCTGGCCAGGTCGATGTTGCCCAAGGCCTGCGGCTTGACCAGGCCGACGTTGTTCACCAGCCCGTCGAAGGCGTACCGGGCGGCCAGCTCGGCCAAGCCCGCGGCGCTACGCTGGGCATCGCCCAGGTCAAGCGCCACCAGCTCGCCAGGGAAGTCGCCGCGCTCGGCCTGGCGGGCAATGCCCACCACCTTGTGCCCTTCGGCGGCCAGTTGCTCGGCGACGGCGCGACCGATGCCCTTGCTGGCGCCGGTGACGAGGAAGGTACGACTGCTCATGGCGCTCTCCTGTCGATCAATGCAGGCGTTGCAGTATGGCCTTGCCCACGGCCGCCGCCGAAGCCGGGTTCTGCCCTGTGATGAGTTCGCGATCCGTCACCACGTTGGGCGTCCAGGGCGTGGCGTTGCTCAGGTAGCTGCCGCCGGCTCGCTCCAGTGCGGTCTGCGGGTAGAACTTCATCTGCCCGCCGCCGAGCAGACCCTTGGCCTGTTCCTCTTCCTGGTTGCTGATCACCGTCATGCGGTAGCCGGAATAGATCCAGTCGCGCGGCGCGGCCACTTTCTCGCCGCGCTCCAGCGCATCGATCAGCCGCTGCGGCTGGTCCAGCGCGGAGAGCAGCGCGATGGGGCCGTGGCAGACCAGCGCAGTGGTCTTGCCTTCGGCATGGAAGGCACGCAGCAGGCGGCCGAGGGCCGGATCGCGCAGCAGGTCCTGCATGGGCGCATGGCCGCCGGGTACATAGACCGCATCGAAATGCTTGAAACCGATCTGCTCGACGCGGGCAAGGCTGATCACCGGCGACTCGCCCGGCGAGGTCAGCTTCAGTTTCGCCAGCAGCGCCTCGAACTCGGCCAGGCGCTTGGCATCGCCGCCGAAGAACTGCGCATCGACCGAGCTGCGATCGAGGGTTGGCGCCACGCCGCTGGGCGTAGCAAAGGTGACCTGGTGGCCGGCATCGAGCAGCGCCTTGGTCGGCTCCAGCAGTTCGTTGAGGTAGAAGCCGGTGGCGTAGACCTTGCCGTCGCGCAAATCGAGGTGGTTCGCGTCCGACAGCACCACCAGCACGTTGGCGGCATGGGCACCGAGGCTGGCGCTGCCGACTGCGGCGGCCAGGGCGAGGGATTTCAGGGCTTTCATGGCGAGTCTCCGATCAGGGGCGCCAGGCAAGGGCCGGCGCGTGGGTCGCCACTGTATTGATGCCATCGACGGCGATAAACTCGCTTCCGGCCAAATCATCTTTGCTCTGGAGATACAAATGCCCCGCCGCTTCGATCACCTCGGCGACGTCGAGGCCTTTCTTGCCGTCATCGAGCACGGCTCTCTGAGCGCCGCCGCCATCGCCCTTTCCACCACCCCGTCGGTGATCAGCCGGGCCGTCGCCCGCCTGGAGACGCGCCTGGGCAGCCAGTTGCTGCGCCGCACCACGCGGCGCCTGAGCCTGACCGAGAGCGGCAGCAGCTACCTGGAACAGACCCGCGCCGCTTTCGCGCAGATCGAAGCCGCCGAGCGCGAGTTGCTCGGCGCCGGCCCCGTACAGGGCCGCGTGCGCCTTAGTGTGCCGACCACCTACGGTCATCACCGCCTGCCGCCGCTGCTCGCCGCCTTCGCCCTGCGCTACCCGCAGGTGCAATTGGAGCTGGGCATCGCCAACCGCAACGTCGACCTGATCGCCGAAGGCTACGACCTGGCCATCCGCCTGGGCCGCCTGCCCGACAGTGGCCTGATCGGCCGCAAGCTCGAGGACGCCCGGCTGTGCCTGGTGGCCGCGCCGGCCTACCTTGCCCGCGCCGGCACGCCGCACAGCCTGTCGGATCTGGAATCGCACAACTGCCTGCCGTTCATCATGCCCAGCAGCGGCAAGCCCGGACTCTGGCTGTTCCGCGAAGAGGGCGCGGAACGTGAGTTCGTGCCACGCGGCAACCCGCTGCTGGCCGACGATGTGCTCGGTACGGTAGCGCTCGCTATCGCCGGCATGGGCCTTTGCCAGACCTACGAATTCATCGTCGCCGACGCCTTGCGCCAGGGCCGACTGGTCCGCCTGTTGCCGCAGCACGAAGGCAGCAGCCGGCCCTTCTCCATCCTCTATCCGCCGCACCGCCAGCTGTCCGCCGCAAGCCGGGCACTGATCGACTTCCTCGGCGAGGCAGCGGCTGATCCGCATTTTGCCGGTACATCTGAATCTGTTTCGGCGCCGGCGCAGGACGCAAACTGACCGCGATCGGCACGGAAACCTCCCCTGCACCGATCAGCTGCCATCCGCCGCATCCCTGTGGTCGCACGCCCCGGGCTGCGGCGGCTTTTTTCCCGGCAACTGTACTGGTCGTTCCACGGGCCGAGCGGCTAGAGTCGAGCGACGCAGCGAACCGGGAACCCAGCATGCAGGCGAGCATCCCCGCGACCGACGGCTACCCGCTCAGGGGGCGTGTCTGGCGCCATTCCGACAGCGATCCGCAACGGCCGGTGGTGATCGTCAACCCGGCCACTTCGGTGCGCTGCGACTACTACGCGCGCTTCGCCGACTACCTCCACCGGCAAGGCTTCGACGTGGTCTGCTACGACTACCGCGGCATCGGCGGTTCGCGCCCGGCCTCACTGCGCGGCTTCCACGCCAGTTGGCTGGACTGGGGCCGCCTCGACTTCGAGGGCGTGCTGCGCTGGAGCGCCGCGCGGTTTCCCGGTCAGCCGCTGCAAGTGGTGGCGCACAGCGTCGGTGGTTTCCTGATCGGCCTGGCGCCTTCCTGCGGGCAGGTGCAGCGTGTATTCAGCATGGGCGCGCAATTCGCCCACTGGCGTGACTACGACCGCCAACGACGCCTCGGCATGCTGTTCAAGTGGCATGTGGCGATGCCGACCCTGAGTCGGCTGTTCGGCTACTTCCCGGCCAAGCGCCTGGGCTGGATGGAAGACACCCCGACGGGCGTGGTACGCGACTGGACCCACCGCAGCCCGCGCTTCGAAGACGCGTACCGCCGCGGCCCGCAAGCAATGCCCGCCACCGAGCGCAAGACCCTGGCCGAAGGCTTCGCCCACCTGCACGGCGCAACCCTGGCGCTAAGCATCACCGACGACGAATTCGGCACCCGCGCCGCCATCGAGCGCCTGCTCGCCTACTACCGCAACAGCCCGCGCCAGCACCTGCGCCTGCCGCCGCAGGCCCTGGGCTTCGAAGCCATCGGCCACTTCGCCTTCTTCCACAGCCGCTTCCAGGACAGCCTCTGGCCCATCGCGCTGCGCTGGTTGCGCGATGGCCGGGTGGACGACAGCCTTAGCGTCTACCTGGTCAAGGAGCCGCAGCACCAGCCGGTTACCTGCTGACTCGACTCAGCTGCGTGCCCGCATCCCCCAGAGACTGCCTGCCAACTCATTCGTATTCCTCGTTGATGGCATAGGGATCGGCGCTGTTCGCTTGGGTCGCGAAGATCCGCTCCGGCAGCTTGAAGCCGCGCAGCTGCAGCAGCGCCAGCGGGCCCTGGCCCAGTTCGGTGCGCAGGTGCCAGGTCAGCGGCAGGCCGTCGGCGGCTTTCAGCACTACCTGGAAGCGCGTGTCGCTGTCGTCCAGCGGCGTGACCTTGGCCTGCTCCAGCAGGCGGATCAGCCCCCAGGTGCCGGCGTAGTCGCCATACAGCCGGGCGCCGGTGCGCACGCTGGTCCAGCTCAGCGAGGCGCCGGGGTGATCGATGCGGCTCGGCCAGCTGAACGATTGCCAGAACTCCATCTGGTTGAAGTACTCCAGGCGCTCGCCATCGACGATCAACGTGGTCTGCACCACGTCGCGCACCGGCTTGGCCTGCAGCTGGAAGGTCAGGCCCATGCCGCCGTCGGTATAGAGCAGGTCGGCCAGCGCGCTGAGCTGGTTGATCGCCTTGAGGAACACAGGATCGAAGTGCAGCCCCTGGCTGTTGCCGGCGTCCGCCACCCAGCGATTACCTTCCTTGCGCAGCACCCCGCCCAACTGGCCGGCGAGGAACTGCTCGATGCGCCCGCTGCCGCCGCGGATCATCTGCCCGAGCATGGGCAGCGAGGTGTCGCTGCCACTGGCGGCGAAGGGATAGCGACCGTCGAAGGCGCGATTCCAGTTGCTGATGATGGAGCGCTGCCACTGCCGATTGAGGCTCTGCGCCGAGGGCTGCAGCACGCCTTCCCAGGCCTGGGCCAGCGGCTGCACGAACAGGCTCTGGCCGAAGCCGCTCCACTCCTCGCCCAGGCTGGCGGCGAGCAGGCTGCCGTAGTCGCGGGTGTCGGTGAGGTCGATGCTCTTGCCCTGGAATACCGTTTGCGCCAAAGCCTGGGTCATCGCCTGCGGATCGGCGGCATTGATCACCTGCTGCAGCTTCAGGCGCACGCGGGTGACGCGAGTGAGGAAGGCCGACAGGCTGAGGCTGTCATCGTTGCTGCTGGCGCCCTCCTCCTTGCCGAGCAATGCCAGCAGCGGGCCGAAGGTGGCATCCAGCGGCCCGTGCAGGCCGAGGGCGCGTTGATCGATCACCGGCTGCTTGTCCTTGTCGAGCAGTTGCTGCGCCGACTTCATCAGCGAATCGGCCAACGCCTGGCCCTGGGCACCGGTGCGGCCCTGGTAGGCCAGGGTGTTCATCAGCGCGATCAGCGGCGATTGGCGCACATCGCTCATCAGGCTGAGCTGGTCGATGACTTCCGGCAGGTTGTCCGCCCGCCGCCAGCGCAGGCTGTTGAGGAAGGCCAGCCAGGAGTCGGCGAACTCCTGGAAGTAGCGCTCGGTCAGCTGCTTTTTCAGCGCGTCGGGTTGCAGGTCGTCGGCGACCTTGTTCTGCCGGTCACTGAGCACCCAGTCGATCTCCTCGCGGCGCGCCTCGGCGATCTCGTCGATGGCCGTACGCACATGGCCCTCCCAGGCCTGGCGCGTGAAGGCGCCGGGCACGCTGTTGGGCGTGTCGAACAGCGCCTGCGCATCGGTTTCGCCGACCATCTGCAGCAGGTTCAGGTCCGCATAGTTGGTGCCCGCGCCCTCCAGCATCTTCTCGTACAGGCTGGCCACGCCATTGCGCTGACCCAGCTGCCCGAGCAGCACCTGGCGCGCCTGCGCCACCACGCGGGCGTCGGCCTGGATGCGCCAGTCGGGATGGATTTGCAGGTGTTCGGCGTAGAAGGCCCACAGGCTTGGCGACAGGCCCTGCCAGAGGCCGGGTTTGATGCCGGGTCGGTCGGCTTCGAGGCTGTGCAACGCCTTGGTCAGGAAGGCGGCATCGACCTTTTCCGGACGCGCCAGCATCAGGTAGGCCTTGAGTTGGTCATGGCCTTCGACGGCACGCGCGGCGCGCTCGGGGCTGCCCGGGGGCAGCGCGGCCAGGTCGGTCAGTTGGCGTTCGAGATGGGCTTTGGCGCTATCGCGCAGCAAGCGATTGTTGGCCTCCGCGTAAAAAGGCCAGAGCGCGGCCTGCAGCTCGGCATTGTGGTTCAGGCCAAAGCGCAGGAACCAGGGCACGCCCTGTTGGGCCTGGTAATCCAGCCGGCCAAGCTCGCGGGTCAGCTCGTGCAAGGCGGTGATCTGGCTATCGAGGTCACCGGCCTGGCGCAGCACACCCAGCGCCGTCTGCGCATCGGCGATCTGGCTGCGGTTGTTGGCGAACGACAGCAACAGGCCCAGGGCCCACAGGGCCGCCAGACCGAGCACCAGGCAATACGTCAGGCGCGGCACGGACCAGCCCAGGCGGCGGCCGCGAGGTTCCCGATCATCCAACACAGCCTGCCAGGCCGCGTTCGGCCACCAGGCATTTTTCAGCAGCCCATCAGGAGACTTCTGCGGCAGACCAAACAGCAGGCCGCGCAGCGGCAAGCGGCGGAAGGAATCGCTCAGGAAGGGTTGCAGCGCCTCGCGCCATTTGGCGATGCCCTCGCCTTCCAACTGGAAGCCCAGGCGCACGAGGAAATCGTGTGACTCCTCCTCGACCAGTTGTCCCATGCCTCGCTGGCGCAAGGGATCGAGCAGTTCGCGCAGCTTCGCTTCGACGTCCGCCACCGTCGCTCGCGAAGGGAGTAAGCAACCGACTGGCTGCGCCTTGCGCCCGGTCTGCTCCCAGCCGCTGGCACAGACCTGCCAGAGGTACAGCGGCGCTTGCCAGCGCAGCGAGCTGGCCAACTCGCGCAGTCGGATCACGCCCGTGCCCAGCGTGGCCACATCGTCACGTTGTGTCTCATTCAGCGCCCAGACGATGCCGTCCAGCGGCCGCCAGCGGCGCAGGCCCTTGACCAAGACCAGCGTCGAAGCTTCCATTTCCCCACCCAAACTGCCGCCCCAGAGCAGCACGGTGCCCTGGCCTTCGAGCCACTTGTCTTGGCTCAGGCCGGGGGCGATGGCGTCGAGCTCGGCCGGCTCGCCGACGACCAGCAGGAGGCGAACCTTGAGCGGCCAGAAAAGCCCGTAATCGCTACGCAGGCGCTCCGCCAGTTTTTGTTTCGGCGCTAGCGCGAGCACCTCGGCGGAGCTTGGAACCTTCACTGGCCGCCTGCCACGTATCAGTTGGCGGATGCCCTTCTGCACGCAAAACCAGACCAACGCAGCCACAGCAAATAGCACCGCCCAGCACAGCAGCCCCCTGAATAGAAGGGTTTTCAGCGCAGCACGGTCAAGCGAGGGCGATCCCTCCCACAACCACCAGGCGACGCTGCCGGCCAGCACCAGAACGGCCACCAGCAGCGCCATGAGCAGGAAGGTACCGAGAAGGGACGGATTGCGGGGTTCAGGAACTTGCGTCATCGGGTTGCACCACTCCAAGTGCCAGGGTGTGATCGGGGTCGCTGGCCAGCCAGGCGCAGGGGCTTGCGTGCTGCTCGGCATGGCAGGCGGCCAGGGTCTGCACGACCATTGCCTGCAGGCCTTCGAGTTCGCCCCAGTAGGCGTCCTGCTGGTGCTGGTTGAGTGGCCAGCCCAACTCGCCCAACTGGGTGACCTCGGGTTGCGAAAAGGCCACGCAGGCTTCGGCCTGCTTTTCCAGTTCGGCTTGCCGCACGGCACGGAGGGCAACCTCGGCGAGGTCGTCCTGCTCTGCCGCGAAGCGCTCGCCACAGGTGAAACGCGCACCGCCCTGCGTGCCCAGCAGCCAGAGCACGGCGGCTTCCCCGGCGGGCAGGCGCGCGTCACGGCTCGAGGCGCTGGACTGGCAACCGGCGCAAAGAATCCGTGCCTCGGCCGGCGCGCCGTGCAGGCGCTCGATGATCGCGTCCAGGCTGGCCATGCCCTGCCAAGGCTCGGGATGCTCCGGCAACTGCACATCCGGGCACTCCTGTGCCATTTGCTGGACGAAGGCGCTCCAGCCTGCCGGCGAGCCCTGCCAATAGCACTGCAATGCTGGAAGCGCGGCGGGTTTGCGCTGTTGCTGCCAGGTTGTCGCCAACTGCCGGGCCAGTTGCCGCTCGCGCTCGACGAGATCGGCGCCGAAGACCTGCAGCAGGCGGATCGCCTGACCGCCGCTTTCCTCCTGCACCGACGGTGGCGAACCCTTGCCCGCCAGCACGCGCCGCCAATGCAGATCCGTCGTGCCGGCCGCACCGATCAGCACGCTTTCGACCAGGGCAACCTGCCGGCGATGCTGCGCCCACCAAGCCTGCGAGACTTGCTGTGTTTCCTCGCGATAGCACTGCGCCGTATGCCGGTTCAGGCGGAAGGACAAGGTGCACACCAGCAGCGCCAGGAACCACGCCAGCAATACGCCGGCAGCCAACAAGGCGGTCACACGCGGTTCGAAAAACGGACGCAGCAGCACGCCACCACCGCCGACCAGCGCCAGCAACGTCGACCCCGTGGCCAGCCAGCGCGAGTAGCTGGGTGGGTTGGCCATGGGAAAAGCGGCGAAGTGCGGTTCGGGCTTCACGGTTCCACCAGGAAGTCGGGCACCGAGCTGACCAGGGAGCAGCCACAGGCACAGCGGTGGCCATCCAGGGCCACCGGCAGACCGTCGACCTGGGCAAGGCTGCTGCCCTCGGCAATGCGGTTCAGGCCATGTAGGTTGCACAACACCGCATCGCCCTGGCAGGCGATGGGCTTGCCCAGGCAGTCGTAGCGGCCTTCCAGCACCTGGCCGCCATATTCGCGCAAGGCATCGCCCTGGCGGATCACGGGTTTCATGCAAACGCCTCCTGTAGGTCGATACGCGTCACTTCACCGGGCACGTCTTGGGCACCGGCAACCGCAGCGGGGTCTTGATCGGATATTCGGGCGCGCCGTAGGGGTAGCAGGAGGTGGTGACCTGCAGCTGGTCGCAGGGCAGGAAGTGCACGGTGATGCCGCAGACCTTCTGGCCGGTGTAGTCCGGGACCGGGACTAGCTGGGTGTGTTGGCGTTTTTGCGCCTCATTCTTTGCCACCCAAGCCTTGTACTTGGCTCTATCAGCAAAGCCCGGGAATCCTTTCGAACCAGCCACTCCGGTTTCCCAATCCACCCGTACCGTCAGCCCAGGCCGCCATTGCGCAGGAGGTGCGTAGCCCCAGCCCCCGCCGCCACCCTGGAAGGCACCAATGATATCGACGGCCGAATGGCCATCGACGCTGAAGTGGTTGATCGCCCACTGAGTGTGGTTGACCCCGTAGATGGTCCCGGCCTGGGCCGTAGCGGCGAACAGAACGGCGGCGAGGCAGCCAACCAGGGAGCGCAGCGTGCGACAACGAACGATTGGAAACATGCGGCGCCCTCCTTGGGCGGGATGACAAGGGCGTTGATCAGGCCGGCACATCGGGCACCTCGCGGGTCTTGGCCTCATGGGCGGCCCACAGCTCGGCGATTTCCCGCTGCGCCTGGGCGATGCGTTGTTGGCGGATGGCCGGGCGTTGCTCGCGCACCAAGGTGCCGATGGCCTCGGTCGGCGCGCGCAGGTGCGCGGCATCATCGCGCATGGGCAACGCCAACCCCGTGGTCTGGTCCAGCACCGAGACCAGCCTGGTCAGGTCCCTCGCCCCGTATTGGCTCGCCGCGCCGGCCAGGGCCAGGCGCTCGGCCGGGCTGCCGCGGCGGATGACATAGACCACCGAGGCGCTGAGCGTCGCCGCGCCCACCACGCCGCCGGCCACGCTGAGCAGCGACAGCGGCTTGTTGCAGGCCTCGCCGAAATACACCATGCGTTCGCGGAAGTAGCTGGTCCACGGCTCGCGCGAGCCCTTCAGGGCGTAGTGCAGGAACCAGGCGCGCGAGTCGTGCACCTGGTCATCGAACAGCGCGCGCAGCAGGCCGCTTTGCAAGTGGGCGTTGCGGCTTTCATCCACCTGGCCGCGCTCGGTTTCGTTGTCATGGCAGCTATACCCCGGCCGGGGCGGGAACAGTTCCTTGACCAGGCGCTGGCCGGCTTTCTTCATGCGCTCGTACTCGACTTGTTCATCGTCGCTGTTGAGCAGGTAGATGGCGGTGGTCGGGATGCTGTCCAGCGCCCATTCGAAGGTGCCGGTGGGCGTGCGGCGGGTGCCGCGATAGTCCTCGCCGAACTCCTGGGCGGCCTGGCGCAGCTGGGTCTTGGCCATGTCCGGGTCGAAGTCCTTGGGCCCCGGTTCCAGCGGTTTGCTCGGGCGCCGCGGGTCGCCCTCCTGCTCCAGTTGGGCGAGCCGACGCTTCTCGACCTCGCGCTGCTCGTCGTTGCGCCGGGTTTCGGCCAGCTTGCGGACCTGCTCGTCGCTCTGGCTGTCGGTGGCCTCCTGGTAGAAGGGGCAGCCCTCCAGGCTCAGGAAGGCATAGCGGTCGATGCGCCAGGCGGTGATCCAGCCCATCTGCTCCTGCAGGGCCTTTTCCAGGCTGGTGGCGGCGCGGACCGGTTCGTAGTGGTTGGCCAGCGAATCGCGCAGGGGTTGCGGGTCGGCGTGCAGGCCCAGGGTGACTTGGCGCCAGGCGTTGAAGCGGCCGCCAAGAGTCGAAGAAGCATCAAACTCACGCATCACTCCGACTTCCATTGCCAGCCACAGGTAGTTGCTCAACTCCTGCGGCAAGATGTTCTTAGGCACTTTCAATGGAGCACCGTAAGCAAAGGCATCGGCATAGAGATCGTTCAGCGGAATCTGCGATAGCAGCAAGCTGTCGCCATCCGTCTTGTCCTCGCTGTAGGCCTTGCCCTGGTCTCCCGGCGGATAACCACCCCCCAAGTCGGAATGCACCCCCGGATACAGCACCTCCACCCCACAGGATGGGTAGTGCCCATTGGTACGGCGGATGGAGTCCAGCGGGAAGCACAGGCGCTGCTCGTGGCTCGCTACCAGGTGCAGGCAGCGTTTGATCCAGCCGCCATAACCTGCCTCATCCGGCAACTCCATGGTGCCGTCAGCCCAGCTCATATGGCCCTCGGCGACCGGGGCGATATGAGCAACACCCACCGAGGCCACCGTATCCAGGAGGCCAAGGTATTCAACGCTCAACGGCAGCTTCTGCGTACCGAGTATCAGGCAGTGCTCGGCGGGCTGCTCCGAGTCCGGCCGATGGAGGAACTGCGCCAACCAGTTGACGAAGGCCCGCGCGGCCGCCGCGCCACGGGAGAAGCCGTAGACGTAGAGCTTGATGCCGAGCAGCTTCGAGGTACCTGGCGTCGGTTGGGCCAAGGCAATACGCAGACGTGGCGCCAGGTCCGGCGCGTTCAGCAGTCGCTCGAACACACGCCGACGCAAGCTGGTGCCGCCCATGTCCAGGGCTGCCATCGGTGTGGTCATGGCTGCCACCGATTCCTTCAAGGTCGGCACATCCAGGCTGGGCAGATTGGCCATGCGCCGCAGGGCATCGACGATCATCAGCAGGCCCCAGTTGATGCGCTCCTCGCCATACAACGCCGTGGCCAGGCCAAGGCCGCTGAAGTCAAGGTCGCCGATCTCCGGGAAGGGCGTGCCGACACCGGGCATGTAGTACTTGAAGAACTGGTTGCTGCCTTCGTCCAAGCTATCGGTCAGCCCCTGCGCCTGGCTGCCGGCACTGGCCGTACCACCGGCATAGCCGGCGCCGATGGTGGCGCGGAACAGCCGGGAGATATTGGTTGGGTGCTGTGGGGCCGCCACGAAGAGATCGTTGTTCAGGTTATTGC is a genomic window of Pseudomonas knackmussii B13 containing:
- a CDS encoding ImcF-related family protein yields the protein MTQVPEPRNPSLLGTFLLMALLVAVLVLAGSVAWWLWEGSPSLDRAALKTLLFRGLLCWAVLFAVAALVWFCVQKGIRQLIRGRRPVKVPSSAEVLALAPKQKLAERLRSDYGLFWPLKVRLLLVVGEPAELDAIAPGLSQDKWLEGQGTVLLWGGSLGGEMEASTLVLVKGLRRWRPLDGIVWALNETQRDDVATLGTGVIRLRELASSLRWQAPLYLWQVCASGWEQTGRKAQPVGCLLPSRATVADVEAKLRELLDPLRQRGMGQLVEEESHDFLVRLGFQLEGEGIAKWREALQPFLSDSFRRLPLRGLLFGLPQKSPDGLLKNAWWPNAAWQAVLDDREPRGRRLGWSVPRLTYCLVLGLAALWALGLLLSFANNRSQIADAQTALGVLRQAGDLDSQITALHELTRELGRLDYQAQQGVPWFLRFGLNHNAELQAALWPFYAEANNRLLRDSAKAHLERQLTDLAALPPGSPERAARAVEGHDQLKAYLMLARPEKVDAAFLTKALHSLEADRPGIKPGLWQGLSPSLWAFYAEHLQIHPDWRIQADARVVAQARQVLLGQLGQRNGVASLYEKMLEGAGTNYADLNLLQMVGETDAQALFDTPNSVPGAFTRQAWEGHVRTAIDEIAEARREEIDWVLSDRQNKVADDLQPDALKKQLTERYFQEFADSWLAFLNSLRWRRADNLPEVIDQLSLMSDVRQSPLIALMNTLAYQGRTGAQGQALADSLMKSAQQLLDKDKQPVIDQRALGLHGPLDATFGPLLALLGKEEGASSNDDSLSLSAFLTRVTRVRLKLQQVINAADPQAMTQALAQTVFQGKSIDLTDTRDYGSLLAASLGEEWSGFGQSLFVQPLAQAWEGVLQPSAQSLNRQWQRSIISNWNRAFDGRYPFAASGSDTSLPMLGQMIRGGSGRIEQFLAGQLGGVLRKEGNRWVADAGNSQGLHFDPVFLKAINQLSALADLLYTDGGMGLTFQLQAKPVRDVVQTTLIVDGERLEYFNQMEFWQSFSWPSRIDHPGASLSWTSVRTGARLYGDYAGTWGLIRLLEQAKVTPLDDSDTRFQVVLKAADGLPLTWHLRTELGQGPLALLQLRGFKLPERIFATQANSADPYAINEEYE
- a CDS encoding PAAR domain-containing protein, which translates into the protein MKPVIRQGDALREYGGQVLEGRYDCLGKPIACQGDAVLCNLHGLNRIAEGSSLAQVDGLPVALDGHRCACGCSLVSSVPDFLVEP
- a CDS encoding phospholipase effector Tle1 domain-containing protein, producing the protein MSEMKFADLLWYPPQFPEQGRLPSHSLQVWENRKHQESWEVGYHDALCQAAQRRVTRPCCKTVHISLFFDGTGNNLNNDLFVAAPQHPTNISRLFRATIGAGYAGGTASAGSQAQGLTDSLDEGSNQFFKYYMPGVGTPFPEIGDLDFSGLGLATALYGEERINWGLLMIVDALRRMANLPSLDVPTLKESVAAMTTPMAALDMGGTSLRRRVFERLLNAPDLAPRLRIALAQPTPGTSKLLGIKLYVYGFSRGAAAARAFVNWLAQFLHRPDSEQPAEHCLILGTQKLPLSVEYLGLLDTVASVGVAHIAPVAEGHMSWADGTMELPDEAGYGGWIKRCLHLVASHEQRLCFPLDSIRRTNGHYPSCGVEVLYPGVHSDLGGGYPPGDQGKAYSEDKTDGDSLLLSQIPLNDLYADAFAYGAPLKVPKNILPQELSNYLWLAMEVGVMREFDASSTLGGRFNAWRQVTLGLHADPQPLRDSLANHYEPVRAATSLEKALQEQMGWITAWRIDRYAFLSLEGCPFYQEATDSQSDEQVRKLAETRRNDEQREVEKRRLAQLEQEGDPRRPSKPLEPGPKDFDPDMAKTQLRQAAQEFGEDYRGTRRTPTGTFEWALDSIPTTAIYLLNSDDEQVEYERMKKAGQRLVKELFPPRPGYSCHDNETERGQVDESRNAHLQSGLLRALFDDQVHDSRAWFLHYALKGSREPWTSYFRERMVYFGEACNKPLSLLSVAGGVVGAATLSASVVYVIRRGSPAERLALAGAASQYGARDLTRLVSVLDQTTGLALPMRDDAAHLRAPTEAIGTLVREQRPAIRQQRIAQAQREIAELWAAHEAKTREVPDVPA
- a CDS encoding DUF3304 domain-containing protein, translating into MFPIVRCRTLRSLVGCLAAVLFAATAQAGTIYGVNHTQWAINHFSVDGHSAVDIIGAFQGGGGGWGYAPPAQWRPGLTVRVDWETGVAGSKGFPGFADRAKYKAWVAKNEAQKRQHTQLVPVPDYTGQKVCGITVHFLPCDQLQVTTSCYPYGAPEYPIKTPLRLPVPKTCPVK